In Phormidium yuhuli AB48, one genomic interval encodes:
- a CDS encoding metallophosphoesterase family protein, whose amino-acid sequence MSTDSRQIVIGDVHGHYDTLVRLLDSLHLHDGDRVDFLGDLIDRGPASCQVVELVMSHPSYHAIRGNHEEMMLSALVYGREDDRYFDFWLSGGGDMTLESYPNSGLMYDHLDWLESLPTYRDRGDIWLAHAGVDPHRPLEQQSSQEFCWIRDVFHRQTTPYFVDKLIVIGHTITFTFPGVQCGQLVQGCGWLGIDTGVYTLESGWLTALDVTHKRVYQANVWQETVRSLPWDEVVVTLDPNRVRRRRFALT is encoded by the coding sequence ATGTCAACCGACTCTCGACAAATCGTAATTGGTGACGTTCATGGTCATTACGATACCCTAGTACGACTTTTAGACAGTCTCCACCTACACGATGGCGATCGCGTCGATTTTCTTGGGGATTTGATTGATCGCGGTCCTGCCAGTTGTCAGGTGGTTGAGTTGGTTATGTCTCATCCGTCTTATCATGCGATTCGAGGCAATCATGAGGAGATGATGCTTTCAGCCTTGGTCTACGGCCGAGAGGATGACCGCTATTTTGACTTCTGGCTCAGTGGCGGGGGGGATATGACCTTGGAAAGCTATCCTAACTCGGGCCTGATGTACGATCATTTGGATTGGCTTGAATCTCTGCCAACCTACCGAGACCGGGGAGATATTTGGTTGGCTCATGCCGGGGTGGACCCTCATCGTCCTCTGGAACAACAGTCCAGTCAAGAGTTTTGTTGGATTCGTGATGTCTTCCATCGTCAAACCACCCCCTATTTTGTGGATAAGCTGATCGTCATTGGTCATACCATTACCTTTACGTTCCCTGGGGTGCAGTGCGGTCAGCTCGTTCAAGGCTGTGGTTGGTTGGGGATTGATACGGGAGTCTATACCCTGGAAAGCGGCTGGCTGACGGCCCTGGATGTGACTCATAAACGGGTGTATCAAGCCAATGTGTGGCAGGAAACAGTGCGATCGCTCCCCTGGGATGAGGTGGTGGTCACCCTAGACCCCAATCGAGTTCGTCGCCGTCGCTTCGCCTTAACGTGA
- a CDS encoding GDYXXLXY domain-containing protein, with translation MTQDLIPNAAETQAESQLTEQPRRFPQWRFWLPLLFQGFLILAVPARDAHTVITGTPVVLQTAPVDPYDILRGYYQTLSYDISQRHRLEELPGGQELFNSPLHGDRHFDFYVILEEPSETAAPGERPLPWVPIEVRAERPQDLPANQIALRGQYRNWQILYGLERYYMPENQRNDINDKIMQIQAEEPESFVVQIKVSDRAHAVPISLWVGEENYEF, from the coding sequence ATGACACAGGATTTAATCCCCAATGCTGCCGAGACTCAAGCGGAAAGTCAGCTAACTGAGCAACCCCGTCGTTTTCCCCAATGGCGCTTTTGGTTGCCCTTACTCTTCCAAGGATTCCTGATTCTAGCGGTTCCGGCTCGTGATGCTCATACGGTCATCACGGGAACTCCGGTGGTTTTACAAACAGCACCGGTTGACCCCTATGATATTTTGCGGGGCTATTATCAAACCCTGAGTTATGATATTTCCCAACGCCATCGCTTAGAGGAACTTCCTGGGGGTCAGGAACTGTTTAATTCTCCTCTACATGGCGATCGTCATTTTGACTTTTACGTGATTCTGGAAGAACCCAGCGAAACCGCTGCCCCCGGAGAACGCCCCCTTCCCTGGGTTCCCATTGAAGTCAGGGCGGAGCGTCCTCAAGATTTACCCGCGAATCAAATTGCCCTACGAGGACAATATCGCAATTGGCAAATTCTCTATGGGTTGGAACGGTATTATATGCCGGAAAACCAGCGCAATGACATCAACGACAAAATTATGCAGATTCAAGCAGAGGAACCTGAGTCGTTTGTGGTGCAAATTAAGGTGAGCGATCGCGCTCATGCGGTTCCCATTAGTTTGTGGGTTGGGGAGGAGAATTATGAGTTTTAG
- a CDS encoding cysteine synthase A, with protein MDIQNGFVGTVGNTPLIRLNSFSEETGCEILGKAEFLNPGGSVKDRAALYIIEDAEAQGHLKPGGTVVEGTAGNTGIGLTHICNAKGYKCLIIIPETQSQEKMDTLRTLGAEVRPVPAVPYRDPNNYVKLSGRLAEEMDNAIWANQFDNLANRRAHYETTAPEIWAQTEGKIDAWVSATGTGGTYAGAAMFFKEKNPQVKCVVADPMGSGLYSYVKTGKIDTSGSSITEGIGNSRITANMDGAPIDDAIQIDDTEALRVIYQLLRQDGLFMGGSVGINVGAAVALAKKLGPGHTIVTVLCDSGSRYQSRLYNPDWLAAKGLSL; from the coding sequence ATGGATATCCAGAACGGCTTTGTCGGCACTGTCGGGAACACTCCCCTGATTCGTCTCAACAGCTTTAGTGAGGAAACAGGGTGTGAAATCCTTGGAAAAGCCGAATTTCTTAATCCGGGTGGCTCCGTCAAAGACCGAGCCGCTCTCTATATTATCGAAGATGCCGAGGCTCAGGGACATCTTAAACCTGGGGGAACCGTCGTGGAAGGAACGGCAGGTAACACCGGGATTGGCCTAACCCATATTTGTAATGCCAAAGGCTATAAATGCCTAATTATCATCCCAGAGACCCAATCTCAGGAGAAAATGGACACCCTCCGCACCTTGGGAGCCGAAGTGCGACCCGTTCCGGCCGTTCCCTACCGCGATCCTAATAACTATGTCAAACTCTCCGGTCGTCTGGCGGAGGAAATGGACAACGCCATCTGGGCCAATCAGTTTGACAACCTCGCCAACCGTCGGGCCCATTATGAAACCACTGCCCCAGAAATTTGGGCCCAAACTGAGGGCAAAATTGATGCCTGGGTCTCCGCCACCGGAACTGGGGGCACCTATGCGGGGGCAGCTATGTTTTTTAAAGAGAAAAACCCCCAGGTCAAATGTGTGGTGGCAGACCCGATGGGGAGTGGCTTATACAGCTATGTGAAGACCGGCAAAATTGACACCAGCGGGAGTTCCATCACCGAAGGAATTGGCAACAGTCGTATTACCGCCAACATGGACGGTGCTCCCATTGATGATGCCATTCAAATCGACGATACTGAAGCCCTACGAGTGATCTATCAACTTCTGCGTCAAGATGGCCTGTTTATGGGGGGCTCAGTTGGGATTAATGTCGGGGCGGCGGTTGCCTTAGCCAAGAAACTGGGGCCAGGTCATACCATTGTGACGGTCTTGTGCGATAGTGGCTCTCGCTATCAATCACGATTGTATAACCCGGACTGGCTGGCAGCCAAAGGGCTATCTCTATAA
- a CDS encoding chromosome segregation ATPase has product MRKKTNLSLARSLRKPEAGLQRIYPETPPVPRRPPRRSWTSWLPGWQFWTLLFGVGTIGTAITASAMLLSLPSVPNCPRIFWPTASASMRLYCGQLAASKNTVDDILEAIALVSGLPEDHGLRPTINAQIEEWTQELLELAETSFHEGRLTEAIDTARRIPTYELSESARTAIEPVIEQRVEDWKRIWTDAEDIYAEIEDHLQNRRWNLAFSATNRLRSVENQYWRVTRQENISKQVQQARDDTNKLANARSRANRRTLDDLLEAIGMAEGIALDSFAYSSAQDALKDFGRMMLDLAQAQLDAQNLTEAIAIARRVPASTQLKEEANDFVVLARGEFMAWQPSVRNLENAISQAQRVPLNSPLYGRAQTRIREWQGAIDQVAVLERARNTARTGSTTDLTTAIAQAELISNSTPVYDQAQEEINRWRTQLQTRQDQPILQRAQALAQQGNYQQAIAQAQQIGSSRALYNDAQTQISGWQRTISEQRDRPILNRAQGQANAGNLQEAIATAQQIPSASTLSGEAQTAIARWNSALRDRDLLNQAYRLADNGSAESLESAIRTANSISSNASQRPDADQLIRNLSWQLLELAQSRAWNSLSGAIEIAERIPRYAEAHSEAQRLIRSWDAQRNPPPTPQPEPEPEPELERKFENGITIDWESPLSDR; this is encoded by the coding sequence ATGAGGAAAAAAACAAACCTATCGTTGGCGCGATCGCTCCGAAAACCGGAGGCGGGACTTCAGAGAATTTACCCAGAGACCCCCCCGGTCCCCCGTCGACCTCCTCGACGCTCTTGGACATCCTGGCTCCCCGGCTGGCAGTTCTGGACGCTTCTGTTTGGTGTTGGAACTATTGGTACGGCAATTACTGCCTCGGCGATGCTGCTGAGTTTACCGAGTGTCCCCAATTGTCCTCGTATTTTTTGGCCCACCGCCTCTGCCTCAATGCGTCTCTATTGTGGACAGTTGGCAGCCAGTAAAAATACGGTGGACGATATCCTTGAGGCGATCGCCCTGGTTAGTGGACTTCCTGAGGACCACGGCCTCCGGCCCACCATCAATGCCCAAATTGAGGAATGGACTCAAGAACTCCTCGAGTTGGCAGAAACCTCATTCCATGAAGGACGACTCACGGAAGCGATCGATACGGCCCGGCGCATTCCCACCTATGAACTATCTGAGAGTGCTAGAACCGCGATTGAACCGGTCATTGAACAGCGGGTTGAGGACTGGAAGCGGATTTGGACGGATGCAGAAGATATCTATGCTGAAATTGAGGATCATCTGCAAAACCGTCGCTGGAATTTAGCTTTTTCCGCGACTAATCGCCTACGTTCGGTGGAAAACCAATATTGGCGGGTAACAAGGCAGGAGAACATTAGTAAGCAGGTTCAACAGGCCCGGGATGATACTAATAAGTTGGCCAATGCTCGTAGTCGGGCTAACCGTCGCACCCTAGATGATCTACTTGAAGCCATTGGCATGGCTGAAGGCATTGCCCTAGACTCCTTTGCCTATTCTAGTGCCCAAGATGCTTTAAAAGACTTTGGACGCATGATGTTAGATCTAGCTCAGGCCCAACTTGATGCCCAAAACTTGACAGAGGCGATCGCCATCGCTCGACGGGTTCCAGCCAGCACCCAGTTAAAAGAGGAGGCGAATGATTTTGTGGTCTTAGCTCGGGGTGAGTTTATGGCCTGGCAACCCAGCGTGAGAAATCTAGAAAACGCCATTTCTCAGGCACAGCGGGTTCCCCTCAATAGTCCTCTCTATGGTCGCGCTCAAACTCGCATCCGCGAGTGGCAAGGGGCTATTGATCAGGTGGCTGTTTTGGAACGGGCCCGTAATACTGCCCGTACTGGAAGTACCACAGATTTAACGACGGCTATTGCTCAAGCAGAACTCATCTCTAATTCCACGCCAGTCTATGATCAGGCTCAAGAGGAGATTAATCGCTGGCGCACCCAACTGCAAACCCGTCAAGACCAACCGATTTTACAACGAGCGCAAGCCCTGGCTCAACAGGGCAACTATCAACAGGCGATCGCTCAGGCGCAACAAATTGGTAGTTCACGGGCCCTATATAATGATGCCCAAACTCAGATTAGTGGCTGGCAACGGACAATCAGTGAACAGCGCGATCGCCCCATTCTTAATCGGGCGCAAGGTCAGGCGAACGCCGGCAATCTCCAGGAAGCGATCGCCACCGCCCAGCAAATTCCCTCTGCCAGCACCCTTTCTGGGGAGGCGCAAACAGCAATCGCCCGCTGGAACAGTGCCCTGCGCGATCGCGATCTCCTCAATCAGGCCTATCGTCTGGCAGACAATGGTTCTGCTGAATCCCTGGAATCAGCCATTCGCACGGCCAACAGTATTAGTTCTAATGCCAGTCAACGGCCCGATGCGGATCAGCTCATTCGTAATCTCAGTTGGCAACTCCTGGAACTGGCTCAATCTCGGGCCTGGAATAGTTTAAGTGGGGCGATCGAGATTGCCGAACGCATCCCTAGATATGCCGAGGCCCACAGTGAAGCCCAGCGGTTAATTCGCAGTTGGGATGCCCAACGAAACCCACCTCCAACCCCCCAACCGGAACCGGAACCGGAACCGGAGTTAGAGCGTAAGTTTGAGAATGGGATTACCATCGATTGGGAGAGTCCTCTATCGGATCGTTAA
- a CDS encoding NAD(P)H-quinone oxidoreductase subunit M: MLLKSTTRHIRIFTAEIDGRDIVPSPDKLTIDLDPDNELVWSDEAVQRVYDKFEELVAASAGQDLTEYNIRRIGSDLEHFVRSMLQQGDLSYNLGAPVRNYSLGLPRVDENENPLIQSPG, from the coding sequence ATGCTGCTAAAATCCACCACCCGCCACATTCGCATTTTTACGGCTGAAATTGACGGGAGAGATATTGTCCCGAGTCCTGATAAGCTCACCATTGATCTCGATCCGGATAATGAACTGGTGTGGAGCGATGAGGCGGTGCAACGGGTGTACGACAAATTTGAGGAATTGGTAGCCGCCAGTGCTGGTCAGGATTTAACGGAATACAATATCCGCCGTATTGGTTCAGATTTGGAACATTTCGTGCGTTCGATGTTGCAACAGGGAGATCTCAGCTATAACCTGGGTGCGCCGGTTCGCAATTATAGTTTAGGACTGCCCCGAGTGGATGAAAACGAAAACCCCCTAATCCAGTCCCCCGGTTAG
- a CDS encoding glycoside hydrolase family 13 protein, giving the protein MTKTEQSWWEKGIIYQIYPLTFADANGDGIGDIQGIIQRLDYLNDGNLESETSLGINAIWLSPINESPMMDNGYDVSDYTKICPMFGTMADFEQLLEECHRRDIKVILDLVLNHTSNQHEWFLESQQSRENPKADWYLWQEGYKDNLPNNWLSYFGGTGWTYCESRNQYYFHTFNKNQPDLNWRNPEVREAMYGVVRFWLDKGVDGFRLDASSVYSKDKYFRDNPLKFGTNDKNEYNNYHHLYEKNLPENHEIVREIRSILDEYGDRLLIGETFIDNRLYESTRFYGTQNDELHLPFTFEFAFSPWYPGYLQREIEHKELVTPAGAQPVYFFDNHDIPRHLSRWVECSLCIDSHAIAQAAAALLLTVRGTPVLYYGQELGMVDHQEIPPEKLRDKAIAPSTSGEVPEQRDGSRTPMQWDDSPQAGFSFGKDVEPWLPLHPNYKDLNVEAAWKNPDSLLNFYRRLIQLYQKHPALQRGSWRSLIHYPHEHLVYLRETEEESILVLINFSFQKSLDLDVPLEREDWTVLLSNHYDTGAIMTIPETLQSFDICLFGKWQDGGD; this is encoded by the coding sequence TCTCAATGATGGCAATCTGGAGAGTGAGACCTCTTTAGGAATTAATGCGATTTGGCTGTCTCCTATCAATGAGTCGCCCATGATGGATAATGGCTATGATGTCAGCGACTACACCAAAATTTGCCCGATGTTTGGGACAATGGCGGATTTTGAGCAGTTGCTTGAGGAATGTCATCGACGGGATATTAAGGTCATTTTAGATTTAGTCCTCAACCATACCTCGAATCAACATGAGTGGTTTTTAGAGTCACAACAGAGTCGGGAGAATCCGAAGGCGGATTGGTATTTGTGGCAGGAGGGCTATAAGGATAATCTACCGAATAATTGGTTGTCCTATTTTGGTGGCACCGGTTGGACGTACTGTGAGAGTCGAAACCAGTATTATTTTCACACGTTTAATAAGAATCAGCCGGATTTAAATTGGCGCAATCCTGAGGTTCGAGAAGCGATGTATGGGGTGGTTCGCTTTTGGTTGGATAAGGGTGTAGATGGCTTTCGGTTGGACGCATCTAGTGTTTATAGTAAGGATAAATACTTCCGCGACAATCCGTTAAAGTTTGGGACAAATGATAAGAATGAGTATAATAATTATCATCATCTCTACGAGAAAAATCTGCCTGAAAATCATGAGATTGTTCGCGAGATTCGCTCAATTTTAGATGAGTATGGCGATCGCCTCTTGATTGGGGAGACGTTTATCGATAATCGTCTCTATGAATCCACAAGGTTTTATGGCACTCAGAATGACGAATTGCATTTGCCGTTTACCTTTGAGTTTGCCTTTAGTCCCTGGTATCCGGGGTATCTACAACGGGAAATTGAACATAAGGAATTGGTGACACCAGCGGGGGCGCAACCGGTGTACTTTTTCGATAATCATGATATCCCGCGCCATCTCTCCCGCTGGGTGGAATGTAGTCTCTGTATTGATTCCCATGCGATCGCCCAAGCGGCGGCGGCCTTATTACTCACAGTACGAGGCACACCGGTCTTGTATTATGGCCAGGAACTGGGCATGGTCGACCATCAAGAGATTCCCCCTGAGAAGTTGCGGGATAAGGCGATCGCCCCGAGTACCAGTGGTGAAGTCCCGGAACAGCGGGATGGTTCCCGAACCCCGATGCAATGGGATGACTCCCCCCAGGCGGGGTTCAGTTTCGGTAAAGACGTAGAACCCTGGCTCCCGCTGCACCCCAATTACAAAGACTTGAATGTGGAGGCGGCCTGGAAAAACCCCGATTCCTTACTCAACTTCTACCGGCGTTTGATTCAGCTGTATCAGAAACATCCCGCCTTGCAACGGGGGAGTTGGCGATCGCTGATTCACTACCCCCATGAACATCTAGTCTATCTGCGGGAAACCGAGGAGGAGTCGATTTTGGTGTTAATCAACTTCTCCTTCCAAAAATCCCTAGATTTAGATGTCCCCCTAGAGCGAGAGGATTGGACCGTGTTATTGTCCAATCACTACGATACCGGGGCAATTATGACCATTCCTGAGACTCTACAATCCTTTGACATCTGCCTATTCGGCAAATGGCAGGATGGGGGCGATTAA
- a CDS encoding DUF4340 domain-containing protein, which translates to MKLKRSTQVLLLLAVIFGGGVLLYEGAVAPEFERQRQEEQRAFRFRASAIRQMTLTRSDYTVQLTRLDEPLQIPSEDETRFSTTEWQYVMLENGDPQGEANPANDAYVSFLLMVLDNARSDRPIVTTADNLGEYGLDNPRARLRIELDDGEVQELWVGDRDFTGSFVYGWVHGGDEALGNNPDEEAEEDAGDSREVSVILLPLNVENAVNRSRDDWQAQPLPAAPDEDIPQPEIPEQETPEAEVPDEDSLDGEREEEAEPEAGDAPESPTSEEPDSPDMDENGN; encoded by the coding sequence ATGAAATTAAAGCGATCAACTCAGGTGTTGTTGCTGTTGGCGGTAATTTTTGGCGGTGGGGTGCTGTTGTATGAGGGGGCGGTTGCCCCAGAGTTTGAACGTCAACGTCAAGAGGAACAACGGGCCTTTCGCTTTCGGGCCAGTGCGATTCGCCAGATGACCCTAACTCGCTCTGACTATACGGTGCAGTTAACGAGACTCGATGAGCCGTTGCAAATTCCTTCAGAGGATGAAACTCGCTTCAGCACCACAGAATGGCAGTATGTGATGCTTGAAAATGGTGACCCCCAGGGAGAGGCAAATCCGGCAAATGATGCCTATGTCTCGTTTCTGTTGATGGTCTTGGACAATGCTCGCAGCGATCGCCCCATTGTGACGACGGCGGATAATCTGGGGGAGTATGGGTTAGACAATCCCCGCGCTCGCCTCAGGATTGAGTTGGATGATGGTGAGGTTCAGGAATTATGGGTGGGCGATCGTGATTTTACGGGTAGTTTTGTCTATGGATGGGTTCACGGGGGAGATGAGGCTCTGGGGAACAACCCAGATGAGGAGGCTGAGGAAGACGCCGGCGACTCCCGTGAGGTGTCTGTGATCCTCTTACCCCTCAATGTTGAAAATGCGGTCAATCGCTCCCGGGACGATTGGCAGGCTCAACCCCTTCCAGCGGCTCCTGATGAGGACATACCACAGCCGGAGATCCCTGAACAGGAGACACCTGAAGCCGAGGTTCCCGATGAGGACTCGCTGGATGGGGAACGTGAGGAGGAGGCTGAACCGGAAGCGGGAGACGCGCCTGAATCTCCAACTTCAGAGGAACCCGACTCCCCAGACATGGACGAGAATGGCAACTAA
- the proS gene encoding proline--tRNA ligase — MRLSQMLLVTLREDPAEAEIPSHKLLLRAGYIRRVASGVYAYLPLMWRVLQKVSAIVREEMNATGAQECLLPQLQPSELWQESGRWETYTKAEGIMFALSDRQGREMGLGPTHEEVITAIARDCIQSYRQLPLHLYQIQTKFRDEIRPRFGLMRGREFIMKDGYSFHTDEDSLKQTYADMDQAYRNIIRRCGLAFQAVEADSGAIGGSGSQEFMVLAEAGEDEVLYVEDGSYAANVEKAVSRPPDAEPSPFSSYEKRDTPNTATIASVCEMLNCSPTQVVKNVLYQAVYDTGLTVLVLVSIRGDRDVNDVKLQNELTRRAADYKANALISLEVPDAEAQQKWAANPLPLGYIAPDLGDDWIQSQKQVHPKFLRLGDNTVKDLTNFVTGANETGHHVVGANWGDAFTCPPLLDLDKAMAGDRCLKNPQLTLQTARGIEVGHIFQLGTKYSQALGAVFTDENGKGNPLVMGCYGIGVSRLAQSAVEQSHDKDGIIWNPAIAPYHAIITVPNINVEEQMQVAEQLYAELNAAGVETLLDDRKERAGVKFKDADLMGIPYRVVTGRAIANGKVEVVQRATQEKQELEISQVVSTLKTWLEASQG, encoded by the coding sequence ATGCGACTGTCCCAAATGCTCCTCGTCACCCTGCGCGAAGACCCCGCCGAGGCAGAAATCCCCAGCCATAAACTCCTGCTGCGGGCCGGTTACATCCGACGAGTCGCCAGTGGCGTGTACGCCTACCTCCCCCTGATGTGGCGCGTGTTGCAGAAGGTGTCCGCCATTGTCCGGGAGGAGATGAACGCCACTGGGGCCCAGGAATGTCTACTTCCCCAACTGCAACCCTCGGAATTATGGCAAGAGTCCGGACGCTGGGAGACCTATACTAAGGCAGAAGGGATTATGTTCGCCCTCAGCGATCGCCAAGGCCGAGAGATGGGACTCGGACCCACCCATGAAGAAGTGATTACCGCGATCGCCCGCGACTGTATCCAATCCTATCGCCAACTTCCCCTCCATCTCTATCAAATTCAAACCAAGTTCCGGGACGAAATTCGCCCCCGCTTCGGCTTGATGCGCGGCCGGGAGTTCATTATGAAGGATGGCTATTCCTTCCACACCGACGAGGACAGCCTCAAACAAACCTACGCCGACATGGACCAGGCCTATCGCAATATCATCCGTCGCTGTGGCTTAGCCTTCCAAGCCGTGGAAGCTGATTCTGGGGCCATTGGCGGGTCCGGTTCCCAAGAGTTTATGGTTCTGGCGGAGGCCGGGGAAGATGAAGTTCTCTATGTTGAGGATGGAAGTTACGCCGCCAACGTGGAAAAAGCGGTCTCCCGTCCCCCCGACGCCGAACCCTCCCCCTTCAGCAGCTACGAGAAACGAGATACTCCCAACACCGCCACCATCGCCTCGGTTTGTGAGATGCTCAACTGTTCGCCGACTCAGGTGGTGAAAAATGTTCTCTATCAAGCCGTTTATGATACCGGATTGACGGTCTTGGTCTTGGTCAGTATTCGGGGCGATCGCGATGTCAATGATGTAAAACTGCAAAATGAACTGACTCGCCGCGCCGCTGATTATAAAGCCAATGCCCTCATTTCTCTGGAAGTTCCTGATGCTGAAGCGCAACAAAAATGGGCCGCAAACCCTCTCCCCCTCGGCTACATTGCCCCGGATTTAGGAGATGATTGGATTCAGTCCCAAAAACAGGTTCATCCCAAGTTTTTACGCTTAGGAGATAATACCGTCAAAGACTTGACAAATTTCGTTACAGGTGCTAATGAAACGGGCCATCACGTGGTGGGGGCCAATTGGGGCGATGCCTTTACCTGTCCGCCGCTGTTGGATTTAGATAAGGCTATGGCGGGCGATCGCTGTCTGAAAAACCCCCAGTTAACCCTACAAACCGCCCGAGGCATTGAAGTGGGGCATATCTTCCAATTGGGAACCAAGTATTCCCAAGCCCTAGGCGCCGTGTTTACCGATGAAAATGGCAAAGGCAATCCTCTGGTGATGGGCTGTTACGGAATTGGGGTCTCTCGTTTAGCTCAATCGGCCGTGGAACAGTCTCATGATAAGGATGGCATTATTTGGAATCCGGCGATCGCCCCCTATCATGCCATCATTACCGTTCCCAATATCAACGTCGAAGAACAGATGCAGGTGGCCGAACAACTCTATGCAGAACTCAACGCCGCCGGAGTGGAAACCCTCCTCGACGATCGCAAGGAACGGGCCGGCGTCAAGTTCAAAGATGCCGACTTGATGGGGATTCCCTATCGCGTGGTTACCGGGCGGGCGATCGCCAACGGCAAGGTTGAAGTGGTACAACGGGCCACCCAGGAGAAACAAGAACTGGAGATTTCCCAAGTCGTCTCAACTCTAAAAACCTGGTTGGAGGCCAGTCAGGGGTAA
- a CDS encoding DUF2157 domain-containing protein yields MTSEKFRRQLRQESEVWWREGLIDAKFYETLATRYEFRDIEVNARSRFTTILISLGGILLGLGVITFVAANWTVWSRELKVILLMATFLAINVIGFYLWRSPVEKGTKKLGAALLLMGGLTLGANISLVSQMFHQSGEIYELFLVWGLAVWLMALSLAMPALSIFSVLLLGFGYLRGVFDTVTAQDLTIFHLGIIHMPLLTLALILPLAHRSRSNLTFSLGGLLFSLSFFFNLMAIGSWRSETAIVLPAALLWAYSVQSQKKWFQPSFQSIARKIALIWLALVFYVLSFNGWASVSIPEEMFRLSLGSHLLVDLLICSTLTIWLWLKLARQGSQFSLLQERSLNTGVILGMLLLTVGSLYTHLNVTPLVVLGPLLFNILFFVLSIAAIRDGLALGSRRSFWSGMILLIIGIMTRTLEYDTALMTKAVVFSACGVGVILAGLWFERNIHHQTSRSHPQLQEHNS; encoded by the coding sequence ATGACTTCAGAAAAATTTCGCCGCCAACTTCGGCAGGAGTCGGAGGTTTGGTGGCGTGAAGGTTTGATTGATGCAAAATTCTATGAGACTCTGGCGACTCGCTATGAGTTTCGTGACATTGAGGTTAATGCTCGTAGTCGCTTTACGACTATCCTCATTAGTCTGGGGGGCATTCTCCTGGGCCTGGGGGTGATTACCTTTGTAGCGGCCAACTGGACGGTTTGGAGTCGTGAGCTTAAGGTCATTCTGTTGATGGCAACGTTTTTAGCCATCAATGTGATTGGTTTTTATCTATGGCGATCGCCCGTGGAAAAGGGGACGAAAAAACTCGGGGCGGCTCTATTACTGATGGGGGGGTTAACCTTGGGGGCGAACATCTCCTTAGTGTCCCAGATGTTTCATCAGAGTGGAGAGATCTATGAACTCTTTTTAGTTTGGGGGCTGGCGGTTTGGTTGATGGCGTTGAGTTTAGCCATGCCGGCCCTGAGTATCTTCTCAGTGCTGTTGCTGGGGTTTGGCTATTTACGGGGGGTGTTCGATACGGTAACCGCCCAAGATTTGACGATCTTCCATTTGGGGATCATCCATATGCCCCTATTAACCTTGGCTTTGATTCTGCCTCTGGCTCATCGTAGTCGCTCCAACTTGACCTTTAGCTTGGGAGGACTCCTCTTTAGCCTCTCCTTCTTCTTTAATCTGATGGCGATCGGCAGTTGGAGGAGTGAGACAGCTATTGTCCTCCCAGCGGCGCTTCTCTGGGCTTATAGCGTCCAATCTCAGAAAAAATGGTTTCAACCCTCATTTCAGAGTATCGCTCGTAAAATTGCCTTAATTTGGTTGGCTTTGGTGTTTTATGTCTTGTCGTTTAACGGCTGGGCATCGGTGTCAATTCCCGAAGAGATGTTCCGCCTTTCTTTAGGGAGTCATTTGCTGGTTGACCTTCTAATCTGTTCGACTCTGACGATTTGGCTGTGGTTGAAGCTCGCCCGTCAAGGGTCTCAGTTTAGTTTGCTGCAAGAGCGATCGCTCAATACTGGGGTCATCCTGGGGATGTTACTCCTAACGGTGGGGAGTCTCTACACCCATTTAAACGTGACCCCTCTGGTCGTTTTAGGTCCTTTATTATTCAATATTCTCTTTTTTGTCCTCTCCATTGCCGCCATTCGTGATGGACTCGCGTTAGGGAGTCGTCGCAGTTTTTGGAGTGGCATGATCCTCCTTATTATTGGGATTATGACCCGTACTCTGGAATACGACACCGCTCTAATGACCAAGGCCGTCGTGTTTTCCGCCTGTGGCGTCGGCGTAATTTTGGCTGGACTCTGGTTTGAGCGCAACATCCACCATCAGACATCTAGATCTCATCCTCAACTTCAGGAGCACAACTCATGA